One window of the Nitrospirota bacterium genome contains the following:
- a CDS encoding efflux RND transporter periplasmic adaptor subunit: MKKILIVIIIVLIAGAAGLFLFKNNSKEQKFRTAKILKGDIQEAVTATGTVNAVTTVLVGTQVSGTIKHIYIDFNSPVKKGQLIAEIDPSVFEAQAEQSRANLLSAKANLDKAEAALTDAKRTFDRNKELFSRNLIARGEKDTAETNYETAKAQIGVVKAQIVQAEAALKIAETNLGYTKIVSPVDGTVVSRNVDAGQTVAASFQTPTLFTIAQDLTRMQIDTSVDEADIGKIRNGQGAEFTVDAYPETTFKGRVFQVRNAPVTVQNVVTYDAVIMVSNPELKLKPGMTANVSIITAQKKDVVKIPNAALRFKLTENGKAKDTGRREEKGPGVYTLEKGNAKRVKVATGISDGNYTELKAGGIGEGQEVIVESIAVKNQKQAEQRPRFF, from the coding sequence ATGAAAAAGATACTGATTGTAATTATTATCGTTCTAATTGCCGGTGCAGCAGGACTATTTCTATTCAAAAATAATTCCAAAGAACAGAAGTTCAGAACTGCAAAGATATTAAAGGGTGACATACAGGAGGCTGTTACTGCAACCGGGACGGTAAATGCCGTAACCACTGTCCTTGTGGGGACTCAGGTCTCAGGGACAATAAAACATATCTACATTGATTTTAATTCACCGGTTAAGAAAGGTCAGCTCATAGCAGAGATAGACCCTTCTGTATTTGAGGCACAGGCAGAGCAGTCAAGGGCAAATCTTCTTTCAGCAAAGGCAAATCTGGATAAGGCTGAGGCTGCACTTACTGATGCTAAGCGGACTTTCGACAGGAATAAAGAACTATTTTCAAGAAACCTGATTGCAAGGGGTGAAAAGGATACGGCAGAGACCAACTATGAAACAGCAAAGGCACAGATTGGTGTTGTGAAGGCACAGATAGTACAGGCTGAGGCCGCACTTAAAATTGCTGAGACAAATCTTGGTTATACAAAGATAGTTTCTCCTGTGGATGGGACTGTTGTATCACGTAATGTAGATGCGGGTCAGACGGTTGCCGCAAGTTTTCAGACCCCGACGTTATTTACCATTGCACAGGATTTAACCAGGATGCAGATAGATACCAGTGTGGATGAGGCCGACATCGGCAAGATAAGAAACGGACAGGGTGCGGAATTTACAGTAGATGCTTATCCTGAGACTACTTTCAAGGGCAGGGTCTTCCAGGTAAGGAATGCCCCTGTTACTGTGCAGAATGTGGTTACGTATGATGCTGTAATTATGGTCAGTAACCCTGAGCTAAAACTCAAACCAGGCATGACTGCCAATGTATCAATAATCACAGCACAAAAGAAGGATGTCGTAAAGATACCGAATGCAGCATTGCGGTTTAAGCTGACGGAAAATGGAAAAGCAAAAGATACCGGCAGGCGGGAAGAAAAGGGGCCCGGAGTATATACATTGGAAAAGGGAAATGCAAAACGTGTAAAGGTTGCGACAGGTATCAGTGATGGAAATTATACGGAACTCAAAGCCGGTGGGATAGGAGAAGGACAAGAGGTAATAGTAGAATCAATAGCCGTGAAAAACCAGAAACAGGCTGAGCAGAGGCCGAGGTTCTTCTAA
- a CDS encoding TolC family protein codes for MKYYLISAIILLLVLITPFEAVADELINKGDSINLEKCMEIALLRHPGIIASKNTVNANQGRIGQASANYYPQLNWSAGYKRLSAESKTTPSGTNTADTNQYTSSLSLNQNIYDFGKTSSQVTIQELNLESSRSDLENISEQVLLNVKKSYYGVLQARRNRGVANETVKQFEQHLEQAKGFYEVGTKPRFDVTKAEVDLSNARLGLIKSENALKIAVANLNNAIGLPDAPEYSIEDNLTFQSFPITFEEALSEAYKYRPDIRSISAKVRAAEYSIDLTEKGFYPLITGNAAYNWTGESLGSINDNKSWNIGATLSFPIFSGYSTTYQVEESSANLSVLKANEELLRQNVFLEVQQAYLNLHEAGERIPAAELTVRQAEENRDIAKGRYDAGVGSPIEVTDAETVLTNAKTTYIQALYDYKISQANIEKAMGKSRSKKLDDRS; via the coding sequence ATGAAATATTACCTTATATCTGCAATAATTTTGCTGCTTGTTCTAATTACACCGTTTGAGGCAGTGGCGGACGAGCTGATAAATAAAGGGGACTCTATAAATCTTGAAAAGTGTATGGAGATTGCTTTATTAAGGCACCCCGGTATTATTGCATCAAAGAATACGGTCAATGCCAATCAGGGAAGGATAGGACAGGCGTCTGCAAATTACTATCCGCAGTTGAACTGGTCAGCAGGTTATAAGAGGTTATCTGCAGAATCTAAGACTACTCCATCAGGTACAAATACAGCAGATACTAATCAATATACAAGCAGTCTTTCCCTTAATCAGAATATCTATGATTTCGGAAAAACGTCTTCTCAGGTTACTATTCAGGAATTGAATCTGGAGTCCTCGCGTTCAGACCTTGAGAATATATCAGAGCAGGTATTATTAAATGTCAAAAAGTCGTATTACGGAGTATTGCAGGCCCGCAGGAACAGGGGTGTTGCTAATGAGACGGTTAAACAATTTGAACAGCATCTTGAACAGGCAAAGGGTTTTTACGAGGTCGGCACAAAACCCAGGTTTGATGTTACAAAGGCGGAGGTTGATCTGAGCAATGCAAGGCTGGGCCTGATCAAATCTGAAAATGCACTTAAAATTGCCGTTGCAAACCTCAATAATGCAATAGGGCTTCCAGATGCACCGGAATATAGTATTGAAGATAATCTCACATTTCAAAGCTTCCCGATAACCTTCGAAGAAGCACTGTCAGAGGCATACAAATACAGGCCTGATATAAGGTCAATCAGTGCAAAGGTACGTGCTGCGGAATACTCCATTGATCTTACTGAGAAAGGATTTTATCCGCTAATAACAGGTAATGCTGCATATAATTGGACAGGAGAGAGTTTGGGTTCCATTAATGACAATAAGAGCTGGAACATAGGAGCAACCCTTTCATTTCCAATATTCAGCGGCTACTCCACAACATATCAGGTAGAGGAATCATCCGCAAACCTGAGTGTCTTAAAGGCAAATGAAGAATTATTACGTCAGAACGTATTCCTTGAGGTACAGCAGGCATATCTAAATCTGCATGAGGCAGGGGAGAGGATACCTGCGGCAGAGCTGACAGTAAGGCAGGCAGAGGAAAACCGGGATATAGCAAAGGGGAGGTATGATGCCGGTGTCGGCAGCCCTATTGAGGTTACAGATGCAGAGACGGTATTAACCAATGCAAAGACAACCTATATACAGGCCCTCTATGATTATAAGATTTCGCAGGCAAACATTGAGAAGGCCATGGGGAAGAGCAGAAGTAAGAAGTTAGATGATAGAAGTTAG